The nucleotide sequence ccgtagggcttctccccggtgtggatcctCTCGTGCTTCACCAGGTTGGAGCTCTGCGAGAAGCGCTTGCCGCAGACCGAGCAGCTGTACGGGGTTTCCCCCGTGTGCGTCCTTCTGTGGACCAGGAGGCTGGAGCTCTGCTTGAAGCTCTTGCCGCACGCCGAGCAGCGGTAAGGCCGGAGCCCCGTGTGGTTCCTCATGTGGCGGATGAGGCTGGAGCTCTGGCTGAACCTCTTGCCGCAGTCGGGGCAGCCgaagggcttctcgcccgtgtgctTCCTCTTGTGCCGCGTCAGGCTGGACTTGTTGCTGAAGCTGTTCCCGCACTCGGCGCAGccgtagggcttctccccggtgtgcgtCCGGTCGTGGGTCAGGAGGGCCGACCGCTTCTTGAAGCCCTTTCCGCACTCGGAGCACTTGTAGCGTTTGTCACCCGCGCCAGGTCTCTCGCGGCTCGGTGTGCCGCCAAAGCTTTTGGCATAGAGGGGGCAGTAGCGCGGGGTCTCTCCGGGGTAGATCTTTCCACTCTCCTCGCTGCCTGGAACAGAGAAATGGGCCGTCGGGTGTCAGGAGCAAGTCGGCTGTAAAATCACACCCTGCAAGTTTGGCGTTAACTCTTTATTTGTAAGAACGTGATCTGCACAGACCGGGCAGTAtgtcaggcctagtgagcacagcagtCCATCCCTGGTAGGTCTTGTCCTCATGGATCTGTTGCAGAGACTGAAAcccccccgcctccccacagctaagtctcttcctctccagggttttccccaagcaatcggagactgcgcctgcatgcagccaacctctcctcggCCCTCTTCATGCCCCTGCCTAGACCTGTAAGACCACTCCAATCATCTGGGCATTTTATCTGTGACACCGCACCCTACAGGATATCATAGGGCGGTGACCCAAAAATGGGCATTTCCCGCTATTACCCCAGTACTATGGAATTCCCTTCCCTGTGCTAGACGTGAAGCAGCCACTGTCGGTGGCTTCAGTCTGTTTTCCCTGACTGACTCCTCAGAACCTGCTTTTATTTGCCCAAGTTCcctgaattcatttttttttatgctACAGCtttactgtgtttttgttttaagaactgTTCGACTGTGGAACAGTCTCAGgaagtggtagactctccttccttgcaggtttttaagcagaggttggatggagacacctgtcatggatgttttagttgattcctgcattgcagggggttggactagatgaccctctgcaCCCAGAATAGTAGCCAAGCAGGAAACCAGAGAGAAGAAgcccccttcccttcttccttgccttgcacagaaatgcagcatgaagctctgtgtgtgtgtttttgtgtgtgtgagagagaggggagctggatctagacacaggaaaacaaacttataaataagtcagaaattagattgttctaacaaaagaaaaaatctctatggaaaatagcattttaaaatttactgctctctggcgccatctggtgttgcatgtttatagtgcattcaaatcgctgtttctttactaatgtagctcaGTGCAGAGACTCGGGTCTTGCTTGAGGGCTTCATAGAGGCATctagctggctactgtgagatcaGGCGGCTGGACAAATGGcaggcctctggcctgatccagcaacactCCTTTTAAGTCTGGAGGGACGGAGCCCTTACATCCTTCTCCATCTCTCAAATAGGGTAgcacaaaatgaaacaaatggcAAGCTAGTTTACACGGGccatttgaatgttttaaaagcaaacatcGTAAGGACAAAAACATACAAGCAGAAAACCCACATGCACCACAAGCAAGCATGCATCTGATGACAAATATTATAAAGAAAGCCAGGGGCTCTATCGAACGCATCCTTACCCAACAAGATGGCGTTGCCACCCTCGTCTGCCTGCATGGTGTCTCTGGATACAGCTCTTGGATATGAATCCAACAAACGGACTTGCTCCCCTGGGAAGGGCAGAGTCGTGTCACCCACGTGGAGATAAAGAAAGTTAAGAAAGAATATATATTAGCCCATTTGGGGAAATGTTCTGGGTGGGTTTGAGCATGGAGTCTAGATTAGCCAGGTCAAAACTGCACATGGCCCCAAGTTGAAATACTGCAAAGTACCGTACTCAAAACAAGGTattgtttttcctttcctctctctgtaTTTAGGGTATATGCAGCACCCTAACCAGACAGGGGGACACTTCATATATCTGATAAAGTTGTCTTACAAGCCCAGGGAGCCATCTGCAAGCAGCAGTCACAGATAGCCC is from Lacerta agilis isolate rLacAgi1 chromosome 2, rLacAgi1.pri, whole genome shotgun sequence and encodes:
- the LOC117042791 gene encoding zinc finger protein 239-like: MQADEGGNAILLGSEESGKIYPGETPRYCPLYAKSFGGTPSRERPGAGDKRYKCSECGKGFKKRSALLTHDRTHTGEKPYGCAECGNSFSNKSSLTRHKRKHTGEKPFGCPDCGKRFSQSSSLIRHMRNHTGLRPYRCSACGKSFKQSSSLLVHRRTHTGETPYSCSVCGKRFSQSSNLVKHERIHTGEKPYGCAECGNTFSNKSSLTRHKRNHTGQKPYKCPQCGKRFKQSSGLLKHERAHVRKGLAKLPEPGKRFDASLVGRMRAHVGEAL